The proteins below come from a single Saccharopolyspora sp. SCSIO 74807 genomic window:
- a CDS encoding TetR/AcrR family transcriptional regulator, producing MAETRTGGTRPRNRRELITAAASRLFHERGYTRVSVSDIAEAVGVGPSALYRHFAGKQRLLRRVVLDHLHPFERVLSARSDDLDAVVRELAATALDHRELGVLWQREARHLPEGERAELKDQLRVVAGGLAELARASRPDLSEEDARFRGWCLFSALTSPSYHSTELPRGQFEVLLRDVVRTITGLPPLVSGRRRGVPDADTLLLQRGGASRRRQLLSAATRLFAERGYDAVTTEEIGAEVGISGPSVYNHFASKQELLAAVITRGSAWLEIDLGRTLVREPDPQEALRALLWSYITFALDHGGFIELLVGEVGHLPDHERHRARQTQREYVSEWVSLLREIRPELDAATARVLVQATLTLANDMARTGTVRTPEAVRQVGAALMLTTGT from the coding sequence GTGGCGGAGACGAGGACCGGTGGGACCCGGCCGCGCAATCGCCGGGAGCTGATCACCGCAGCGGCCTCCCGGCTGTTCCACGAGCGCGGCTACACCAGGGTCAGCGTCAGCGACATCGCCGAGGCCGTCGGCGTCGGGCCGTCCGCGCTGTACCGGCACTTCGCGGGCAAGCAGCGGCTGCTGCGGCGGGTGGTGCTCGATCACCTGCACCCGTTCGAGCGGGTGCTGAGCGCGCGTTCCGACGACCTGGACGCGGTGGTGCGGGAACTGGCCGCGACCGCGCTGGACCACCGCGAACTCGGCGTGCTGTGGCAGCGCGAGGCGCGGCACCTGCCGGAGGGCGAACGGGCCGAGCTCAAGGACCAGCTGCGCGTCGTGGCGGGCGGGCTGGCGGAGCTGGCCCGGGCGAGCAGGCCCGATCTGTCCGAGGAGGACGCGCGCTTCCGCGGCTGGTGCCTGTTCAGCGCGCTGACCAGCCCCTCGTACCACAGCACCGAGTTGCCGCGCGGCCAGTTCGAGGTGCTGCTGCGGGACGTGGTGCGCACCATCACCGGACTGCCGCCGCTGGTGTCCGGGCGCCGCCGCGGCGTCCCGGACGCGGACACGCTGCTGCTGCAACGCGGCGGAGCGTCCCGGCGGCGCCAGCTTCTCTCGGCTGCGACGCGGCTGTTCGCCGAACGCGGCTACGACGCGGTGACCACCGAGGAGATCGGCGCGGAAGTCGGCATCTCCGGGCCCAGCGTGTACAACCACTTCGCCAGCAAGCAGGAGCTGCTGGCCGCGGTGATCACTCGCGGCTCGGCGTGGCTGGAGATCGACCTGGGCCGCACCCTGGTGCGCGAACCGGACCCGCAGGAGGCGCTGCGGGCGCTGCTGTGGTCCTACATCACCTTCGCGCTCGATCACGGCGGCTTCATCGAGCTGCTGGTGGGGGAGGTGGGCCACTTGCCCGATCACGAGCGGCACCGCGCCAGGCAGACCCAGCGCGAATACGTCTCGGAATGGGTCTCGCTGCTGCGCGAGATCCGCCCTGAGCTGGACGCGGCCACCGCCCGCGTCCTCGTGCAGGCCACGCTGACGCTGGCCAACGACATGGCGCGCACCGGGACGGTGCGCACTCCGGAGGCGGTCCGGCAGGTCGGGGCCGCCCTGATGCTCACTACCGGAACTTGA
- a CDS encoding enoyl-CoA hydratase-related protein translates to MSSSAEGGTGIRVRTERGVRTIHFGRPERRNAMDGVMFAAYYAALADADADPEVRAIVVTGDGDWFCSGADASTLNLLAAGDSADVVEALGFPPHHPMTLRKPLIAALNGGAAGLGLAQALFADVRFMADGARLSTAFSKLGLIGEYGTAWLLPRLIGVANAMDLLLSARKVDAAEARELGVVQFVRPKEEVLAAAQDYARELAQNCSPRSMAVIKRQVWRGVDTDGPEAVAESVRLMVESLSATDFQTAVQTLGQRTPVEFPPLPPEGEP, encoded by the coding sequence ATGTCTTCCTCCGCCGAAGGCGGCACCGGAATCCGGGTGCGCACCGAACGCGGCGTCCGAACCATCCACTTCGGACGCCCGGAGCGGCGCAACGCCATGGACGGCGTGATGTTCGCGGCCTACTACGCCGCGCTGGCCGACGCCGACGCGGACCCGGAAGTCCGGGCCATCGTGGTCACCGGCGACGGCGACTGGTTCTGCAGCGGCGCGGACGCCTCGACGCTGAACCTGCTCGCCGCGGGCGACAGCGCCGACGTGGTCGAAGCGCTCGGCTTCCCGCCGCACCACCCGATGACGTTGCGCAAACCGCTGATCGCCGCGCTCAACGGCGGCGCGGCCGGTCTCGGGCTGGCGCAGGCGCTGTTCGCCGACGTGCGGTTCATGGCCGACGGTGCGCGGCTGTCGACCGCGTTCAGCAAGCTCGGGCTGATCGGCGAGTACGGCACGGCGTGGCTGCTGCCGCGGCTGATCGGGGTGGCCAACGCGATGGACCTGCTGCTGTCCGCGCGCAAGGTCGACGCGGCCGAAGCGCGGGAACTCGGCGTGGTGCAGTTCGTGCGGCCGAAGGAGGAAGTGCTCGCGGCCGCCCAGGACTACGCGCGCGAACTCGCGCAGAACTGCTCGCCCCGCTCGATGGCGGTGATCAAGCGGCAGGTCTGGCGCGGGGTGGACACCGACGGCCCGGAGGCGGTCGCCGAGTCGGTGCGGCTGATGGTCGAGTCGCTCTCGGCCACCGACTTCCAGACCGCGGTGCAGACGCTCGGGCAGCGCACCCCCGTGGAATTCCCGCCGCTGCCGCCGGAAGGCGAGCCGTGA
- the egtD gene encoding L-histidine N(alpha)-methyltransferase encodes MSQPELTVHFTEADAARELRADVREGLTDEPKWLRPKWFYDAAGSELFERITELPEYYQTRAEHDILARHAVEIAEAAGAGTLVELGSGSSEKTRLLLEALRKTGTLQEFVPLDVSESALRAAIDAIARDYPDLAVRGIVGDFTTELASVPPGRGRMVAFLGGTIGNLLPAERAEFLSAVRSALRPGEWLLLGTDLVKDSGRLVRAYDDAQGVTAEFNRNVLRVLNRELGAEFDPAAFEHVAQWNAEQEWIEIRLRATRPMRVHITGLDLTVEFAAGEDIRTEISAKFRRARVAGELAAAGFELSRWWTDEAGDFALTLATAS; translated from the coding sequence GTGAGCCAACCCGAGCTGACCGTGCACTTCACCGAGGCCGACGCGGCGCGGGAACTGCGCGCCGACGTCCGCGAAGGACTGACCGACGAGCCGAAGTGGCTGCGGCCGAAGTGGTTCTACGACGCCGCGGGCAGCGAGCTGTTCGAGCGGATCACCGAACTGCCGGAGTACTACCAAACCCGTGCCGAGCACGACATCCTCGCCCGGCACGCGGTCGAGATCGCCGAGGCGGCGGGCGCGGGAACGCTGGTGGAGCTGGGGTCGGGTTCCTCGGAGAAGACCCGGCTGCTGCTGGAGGCACTGCGCAAGACCGGCACGTTGCAGGAGTTCGTGCCGCTGGACGTCTCGGAGTCCGCGCTGCGCGCGGCGATCGACGCCATCGCGCGGGACTACCCGGACCTGGCGGTGCGCGGCATCGTCGGCGACTTCACCACCGAGCTGGCTTCGGTCCCACCGGGTCGCGGCCGGATGGTGGCGTTCCTCGGCGGCACCATCGGCAACCTGCTGCCCGCCGAGCGCGCGGAGTTCCTCTCCGCGGTGCGATCCGCGCTGCGGCCGGGGGAGTGGCTGCTGCTGGGCACCGACCTGGTCAAGGACTCCGGAAGGCTGGTGCGCGCCTACGACGACGCCCAGGGCGTGACCGCCGAGTTCAACCGCAACGTGCTGCGGGTGCTCAACCGCGAACTCGGCGCCGAGTTCGACCCGGCGGCGTTCGAGCACGTCGCGCAGTGGAACGCCGAGCAGGAGTGGATCGAGATCCGGCTGCGCGCCACCCGCCCGATGCGGGTGCACATCACCGGGCTCGACCTGACCGTGGAATTCGCCGCGGGCGAGGACATCCGCACCGAGATCTCGGCGAAGTTCCGGCGCGCGCGGGTGGCGGGCGAGCTGGCCGCCGCCGGTTTCGAGCTCAGCCGCTGGTGGACCGACGAAGCGGGCGATTTCGCCTTGACGCTGGCCACTGCGAGCTGA
- a CDS encoding oxygenase MpaB family protein, protein MPRTWLHRIAALDPATDDQEIYRISIGHEFPFDYQRALEFALFRTYCVPSISALLAATGEFEKRPQQRYDDTALLMAELAEHGYDSERGKQALRVINRAHGRYVISNDDMLYVLSTFVYDPIDWIEQFGWRPLHANERAAAFHYFQAVGNRMGIKDIPETFEEFRRFKLDFEAEHFRYTDTNHAIGRYTLELFCSWFPKPLRPVVSLGVRSLLDERMLTAFGFRAAPAWVGAVSRGALRARSAVVRRLPERKVSKAAQDPGNRSYPNYPNGYTPQDLGAPAPVGIDPSWLRRKTS, encoded by the coding sequence ATGCCGCGGACTTGGTTGCACCGCATCGCCGCGCTCGATCCGGCGACCGACGACCAGGAGATCTACCGGATCTCGATCGGGCACGAGTTCCCGTTCGACTACCAGCGCGCGCTGGAGTTCGCGCTGTTCCGCACCTACTGCGTGCCGAGCATCTCGGCGCTGCTGGCCGCCACCGGCGAGTTCGAGAAGCGCCCGCAGCAGCGCTACGACGACACCGCGCTGCTGATGGCCGAACTCGCCGAGCACGGCTACGACTCGGAACGCGGCAAGCAGGCGCTGCGGGTGATCAACCGGGCGCACGGCCGCTACGTGATCAGCAACGACGACATGCTCTACGTGCTGTCGACGTTCGTCTACGACCCGATCGACTGGATCGAGCAGTTCGGCTGGCGGCCGCTGCACGCCAACGAGCGCGCGGCCGCGTTCCACTACTTCCAAGCCGTCGGCAACCGGATGGGGATCAAGGACATCCCGGAGACCTTCGAGGAATTCCGCCGGTTCAAGCTGGATTTCGAGGCCGAGCACTTCCGCTACACCGACACCAACCACGCCATCGGCCGCTACACGCTGGAGCTGTTCTGCTCCTGGTTCCCGAAACCGCTGCGGCCGGTGGTGTCGCTGGGCGTGCGCAGCCTGCTGGACGAGCGGATGCTGACCGCGTTCGGCTTCCGCGCCGCCCCGGCATGGGTGGGAGCGGTTTCCCGCGGCGCGTTGCGCGCGCGCTCGGCGGTGGTGCGGCGGTTGCCCGAGCGCAAGGTCTCGAAGGCCGCGCAAGACCCGGGCAACCGCAGCTACCCGAACTACCCGAACGGCTACACCCCGCAAGACCTGGGCGCCCCGGCTCCGGTCGGCATCGACCCGAGCTGGCTGCGCCGCAAGACCAGCTGA
- the egtC gene encoding ergothioneine biosynthesis protein EgtC: MCRHLAYLGPAVTLEELLLRPRHSLLEQTWSPRDMRGGGTVNVDGFGAGWYEQGAPERFRSAVPMWTDTAFAGLARRQRASAVLAAVRSATVGMPVIETACAPFTDGTWLFSHNGVVAGWPDSLAKAAAELDVIDLMTLEAPTDSAVLWALLRQRLHAGQDPALAVCEVIDQVAAVRPDSRLNLLLTDGSTVYATTWSHALALRRTEDSVTVSSEPFGDDREWEPVPDRHLVVADSSTVRVTPLPEGEHP, encoded by the coding sequence ATGTGCCGTCATCTGGCCTACCTGGGTCCGGCGGTGACGCTGGAGGAGTTGTTGCTGCGCCCGCGGCATTCGCTGCTGGAGCAGACCTGGTCGCCGCGCGACATGCGCGGCGGCGGCACCGTGAACGTCGACGGCTTCGGCGCCGGCTGGTACGAGCAGGGTGCACCGGAGCGGTTCCGCAGCGCCGTTCCGATGTGGACGGACACCGCGTTCGCGGGGCTGGCGCGCAGGCAGCGGGCGAGCGCGGTGCTCGCGGCGGTGCGCTCGGCCACGGTGGGAATGCCGGTGATCGAGACCGCCTGCGCCCCGTTCACCGACGGCACCTGGCTGTTCAGCCACAACGGAGTGGTCGCCGGCTGGCCGGACTCGCTGGCCAAGGCCGCCGCGGAACTCGACGTGATCGACCTGATGACCTTGGAGGCGCCCACGGACTCCGCGGTGCTGTGGGCGCTGCTGCGGCAACGCCTGCACGCCGGGCAGGACCCGGCGCTGGCGGTGTGCGAGGTGATCGACCAGGTCGCAGCCGTGCGCCCGGACTCCCGGCTGAACCTGCTGCTGACCGACGGCTCCACCGTGTACGCCACGACTTGGAGTCATGCGCTCGCACTGCGCCGCACCGAGGACTCGGTGACGGTCTCGTCCGAACCGTTCGGCGACGACCGCGAATGGGAGCCGGTGCCGGATCGCCACCTCGTGGTGGCCGATTCCAGCACCGTGCGCGTCACACCACTTCCGGAGGGGGAACACCCGTGA